One part of the Melospiza melodia melodia isolate bMelMel2 chromosome 3, bMelMel2.pri, whole genome shotgun sequence genome encodes these proteins:
- the CCDC88A gene encoding girdin isoform X9 has protein sequence MENEIFTPLLEQFMSSPLVTWVKTFGPLAGGNGTNLEEYVALVDGVYLNEVMLQINPKSANQRINKKVNNDASLRIQNLSILVKQVKTYYQETLQQLIMMSLPNVLIIGKNPFSEPGTEEVKKLLLLLLGCAVQCQKKEEFIERIQSLDFDTRAAVAAHIQEVTHNQENVFDLQWMDVIVLTQEYVEPLLKNMALHLKRLIDERDEHSETIIELSEERDCLRFLPHASAAQSPCGSPGMKRTESRQHLSVELADAKAKIRRLRQELEEKTEQLLDCKQELEQMEAELKRLQQENMNLLSDARSARVYRDELDALREKAIRVDKLESEVSRYKERLHDIEFYKARVEELKEDNQVLLETKTMLEDQLEGTRARSDKLHELEKENLQLKAKLHDMEMERDMDRKKIEELMEENMTLEMAQKQSMDESLHLGWELEQINRTTELSEVPQKSLGHEVNELTSSRLLKLEMENQSLLKTVEELQSAVGSVEGSSSRILKMEKENQRLSKKLEELENEISQEKQSLQNSQNQSKDLLKEKAQLEKTLEALRENSERQIKLLEQENEHLNQTVASLRQRSQISAEARMKEIEKENKILHESIKETSSKLNKMEFEKKQVRKELEHYKEKGERAEELESEVHRLEKENELLQKKITNLKITCEKIEALEQENSDLETENRKLKKTLDSLKNLTFQLESLEKENSQLDEENLELRRTIESLKCTSIKVAQLQLENKELESEKEQLKKSLELMKASFKKTERLEVSYQGLDTENQRLQKALENSNKKIQQLESELQDLETENQTLQKNLEELKISSKRLEQLEKENKLLEQETSQLEKDKKQLEKENKRLRQQAEIKDSTLEENNVKISNLERENKSLFKEIVVYKESCLRLKELEKENKELVKRATIDKKTLVTLREDLVNEKLKTQQMNNDLEKLAHELEKIGLNKERLLHDEQSSDDSRYKLLESKLESTLKKSLEIKEEKIAALEARLEESTNLNQQLRQELKTVKKNYEALKQRQEEERMVQNSPPRSGEGNQSVNKWEKENQETTRELLKVKDRLIEVERNNATLQAEKQALKTQLKQLETQNNNLQAQILALQRQTVSLQEQNTTLQTQNAKLQVENSTLNSQSTSLMNQNAQLLIQQSALESENEAVLKEREDLKGLYEALLKDHERLEQLHERQAAEYESLIAKHGSLKAAHKNLEVEHKDLEDRYNQLLKQKVQLEELEKVLKTEQDKMLQQSEKHETVAAEYKKLRDENERLSHTYTQLLRENEVLQTDHKNLKTLLNSSKLEQTRLEAEFSKLKEQYQQLDITSTKLNNQCELLSQLKGNLEEENRHLLDQIQTLMLQNRTLLEQNMESKDLFHVEQRQYIDKLNELRRQKEKLEEKIMDQYKFYEPSPPRRRGNWITLKMRKLIKSKKDGNRERLKSVTLTPTRSESSEGFLQLPHQDSQDSSSVGSNSLEDGQTLGTKKSSTMNDLVQSMVLAGGQWTGSSEHLEGPDDISTGKRRKELGAMAFSTTAINFATVNSSTGFRSKQLLNNKDTTSFEDVSPQGISDDSSTGSRVHGVQDFICADALAPPVRGLPALCRVPCQICLPFSKVSSWTTWKFLRFLISSRPASLDSGRTSTSNSNNNASLHEVKAGAVTSQSRPQSHSSGEFSLLQEHEAWSSSSSSPIQYLKGHTRSSPVLQHRTPESHSKPPKTGSPGSEVVTLQQFLEESNKSNSSEMKSASEENLLDEVMRSLSESAELAGREKLRKQPAAGCGIVRSLSVRTTGDFSDGRSLKAEQLVRPSLRKAEDLYFSSSPIKFSSGAQGKPRSVKEKIQATVTQRQSRDCNPYATLPRASSVISTAEGSTRRTSIHDFLSKDSRPPVPVDAAPAPADRSAPPSSNVEAIPESRNSKSRSREQQSS, from the exons AGCCAGGTACTGAAGAAGTAAAAAAGCTCCTCCTGCTTTTGCTTGGTTGTGCAGTTCAG TGTCAGAAAAAAGAAGAATTTATTGAAAGAATCCAAAGTCTGGATTTTGATACCAGAGCAGCTGTTGCAGCCCATATTCAGGAG GTAACTCATAATCAGGAAAATGTGTTTGACCTGCAGTGGATGGATGTCATAGTGCTGACACAAGAGTATGTTGAGCCTCTCCTGAAAAATATGGCATTGCATTTAAAAAGGCTTATAGATGAAAGAGATGAGCACTCAGAG ACCATCATTGAGCTGTCGGAGGAGCGGGACTGCCTGCGCTTCCTGCCGCACGCCTCGGCCGCGCAGTCGCCGTGCGGCTCCCCCGGCATGAAGCGCACCGAGAGCCGGCAGCACCTGAGCGTGGAGCTCGCCGACGCCAAGGCCAAGATCAGGAggctcaggcaggagct TGAGGAAAAGACTGAGCAGCTGCTTGACTGTAAACAAGAGCTGGAACAGATGGAAGCTGAACTGAAGAGACTTCAGCAAGAG aACATGAACCTGCTGTCGGACGCGCGCTCTGCCCGCGTGTACCGGGACGAGCTGGACGCGCTGCGCGAGAAGGCGATCCGCGTGGACAAGCTGGAGAGCGAAGTCAGCCGCTACAAGGAGAGGCTCCATGACATTGAGTTCTACAAAGCCAGGGTGGAG GAGTTGAAGGAAGACAATCAAGTGTTGCTAGAAACCAAGACAATGTTGGAAGATCAGTTGGAGGGGACCCGAGCTCGATCAGATAAACTGCACGAGTTAGAAAAGGAGAATTTACAGCTGAAGGCTAAACTGCATGACATGGAGATG GAGCGTGATATGGACAGAAAGAAGATTGAGGAGCTCATGGAGGAAAACATGACCCTAGAAATGGCTCAGAAACAAAGTATGGATGAGTCTTTGCACCTtggctgggagctggagcagaTAAACAGGACTACTGAACTTTCTGAAG TGCCACAGAAATCACTGGGCCATGAGGTGAATGAGCTGACATCCAGCAGGTTGCTGAAGCTGGAAATGGAAAACCAAAGTTTGCTGAAGACTGTGGAAGAGCTGCAAAGTGCAGTGGGCTCTGTGGAAGGCAGCAGCTCAAGGATtctgaaaatggaaaaagaaaaccaaagactTAGCAAGAAG CTTGAAGAGCTGGAGAATGAAATTAGCCAAGAGAAACAAAGTCTTCAGAACAGTCAAAATCAGAGTAAAGATTTGCTGAAGGAAAAAGCCCAGCTTGAAAAGACACTTGAAGCACTTCGAGAGAACTCCGAGCGACAA ATTAAACTCTTAGAACAAGAAAATGAACACTTGAATCAAACCGTGGCTTCTCTAAGGCAGCGCTCACAAATCAGTGCTGAGGCAAGAATGAAAGAAattgagaaggaaaataaaatcctCCATGAGTCTATCAAAGAGACCAGCAGTAAGTTAAATAAAATggaatttgaaaaaaaacaaGTCAGGAAAGAACTGGAACACTACAAAGAGAAAGGGGAGAGGGCAGAAGAATTAGAGAGCGAGGTCCATCgtctggagaaggaaaatgagttATTGCAGAAGAAAATCACCAACCTAAAAATCACTTGTGAGAAGATTGAGGCCTTAGAACAAGAGAACTCTGACCTAGAGACAGAGAACAGAAAGCTGAAAAAAACCTTGGATAGCCTGAAAAACCTCACTTTTCAATTGGAATCCTTAGAAAAGGAGAATTCCCAACTGGATGAAGAAAATTTAGAGTTACGGAGGACAATCGAATCCTTGAAGTGTACGAGCATTAAAGTGGCACAGTTACAGTTAGAAAATAAGGAGCTGGAGAGTGAAAAGGAGCAGCTCAAAAAAAGCCTTGAGCTGATGAAAGCCTCTTTTAAAAAGACTGAACGCTTGGAAGTCAGTTACCAAGGCTTGGACACAGAAAACCAAAGGCTACAGAAAGCCCTGGAAAACAGCAATAAGAAAATTCAGCAATTAGAGAGTGAATTACAAGATTTAGAGACTGAAAATCAAACCTTGCAAAAGAACTTGGAAGAGTTAAAAATCTCCAGTAAGCGCCTGGAGCAGTTGGAAAAGGAGAATAAGTTGTTAGAACAAGAGACTTCTCAACTGGAAAAGGAtaagaaacagctggaaaaggaaaataaaaggcttCGACAGCAAGCAGAAATTAAAGATAGTACCTTGGAAGAAAATAATGTCAAAATCAGTAATCtggaaagggaaaataaatctCTGTTTAAAGAAATAGTTGTGTATAAAGAGTCCTGTCTGCGCCTGAAGGagctggaaaaggaaaacaaggagctGGTGAAAAGAGCTACCATTGATAAGAAAACCCTGGTCACTTTGAGAGAG GACTTGGTGAATGAGAAATTGAAGACTCAACAGATGAACAATGATCTGGAAAAACTGGCCCATGAGCTTGAGAAAATTGGCTTGAACAAGGAGCGTCTCCTGCACGATGAGCagagcagtgatgacag TAGGTACAAGCTTTTGGAGTCTAAATTAGAATCCACGCTCAAGAAGTCTCtggaaataaaagaagaaaaaattgctGCTTTGGAGGCTCGTTTGGAGGAATCAACAAATCTGAACCAGCAGCTGCGTCAGGAGCTGAAAACA GTGAAGAAGAACTACGAAGCTCTGAAGCAGAGACAAGAAGAGGAAAGGATGGTTCAGAATTCTCCTCCAAGAAGTGGAGAAGGAAATCAGTCTGTCAATAAGTGGGAGAAAGAAAATCAGGAGACTACTAGAGAATTACTGAAAGTTAAAGATAGATTAATCGAGGTGGAGAGGAAT AACGCGACGCTGCAGGCGGAGAAGCAGGCGCTGAAAACGCAGCTCAAGCAGCTCGAGACACAGAACAACAACCTGCAGGCCCagatcctggccctgcagagacagactgtgtccctgcaggagcagaacACAACTCTGCAAACTCAGAATGCCAAGCTGCAG GTTGAGAACTCCACGCTGAACTCACAGAGCACGTCGCTGATGAACCAGAACGCGCAGCTGCTGATCCAGCAGTCGGCCCTGGAGAGCGAGAACGAGGCGGTGCTGAAGGAGCGCGAGGACCTGAAGGGGCTCTACGAGGCCCTGCTCAAGGACCACGAGCGCCTGGAGCAGCTGCACGAGCGCCAGGCCGCCGAGTACGAGTCCCTGATCGCCAAGCACGGCAGCCTCAAGGCTGCCCACAAGAACCTGGAGGTGGAGCACAAGGACTTGGAGGATAG GTACAACCAGTTGCTGAAACAGAAAGTGCAGctggaagagctggagaaggttcTCAAGACAGAGCAGgacaaaatgctgcagcaaagtgAGAAGCATGAAACTGTGGCAGCAGAATATAAAAAACTTCGGGATGAAAATGAAAG GCTCTCTCACACATACACTCAGCTCCTGAGGGAGAATGAAGTGCTGCAGACTGACCACAAGAATCTGAAAACATTGTTGAACAGTTCCAAACTGGAGCAAACACGGTTGGAAGCTGAGTTTTCCAAACTCAAAGAACAGTACCAGCAACTGGATATTACATCAACAAAGCTGAATAATCAGTGTGAG CTGCTCAGCCAACTGAAAGGAaacctggaggaggaaaacagacACCTGCTGGATCAAATCCAGACCTTAATGCTGCAGAACAGAACATTACTGGAGCAGAACATGGAAAGCAAGGATCTGTTCCATGTAGAGCAAAGGCAGTACAT TGACAAACTAAATGAATTGAGGCGGCAGAAGGAGAAACTGGAGGAGAAGATAATGGATCAGTATAAATTCTATGAGCCATCTCCACCAAGAAG AAGGGGCAACTGGATCACGCTGAAGATGAGGAAGCTGATCAAGTCCAAGAAGGACGGGAACCGCGAGCGCCTCAAGTCGGTGACGCTGACGCCCACGCGCTCCGAGTCCAGCGAGGGattcctgcagctgccccaccaggacagccaggacagctccTCCGTGGGCTCCAACTCCCTGGAGGATGGGCAGACCCTGGGCACCAAAAAGAGTAGCA CCATGAATGACCTGGTGCAGTCCATGGTCCTGGCAGGAGGACAATGGACAGGTAGTTCTGAGCATCTGGAGGGTCCTGATGATATATCCACGGGTAAAAGGAGGAAGGAATTGGGAGCTATGGCCTTCTCTACTACAGCTATCAACTTTGCCACTGTCAACTCCTCCACAGGCTTCAGATCCAAGCAGTTGCTAAATAATAAAG ATACTACATCCTTTGAAGATGTAAGTCCACAAGGTATTAGTGATGATTCTAGTACAGGATCAAGAGTTCATG GAGTACAGGACTTTATCTGTGCAGATGCTCTTGCTCCTCCTGTCCGTGgcctcccagccctgtgcagggtTCCCTGTCAGATCTGTT TGCCCTTTTCCAAAGTGTCCTCTTGGACCACCTGGAAATTCCTTCGCTTTCTGATCT CTTCCAGACCAGCCAGCCTTGATAGTGGCAGGACATCCACTAGCAATAGCAATAACAATGCTTCACTCCATGAAGTCAAAG CAGGTGCAGTGACCAGCCAGAGCAGGCCCCAGAGCCACAGCAGTGGGGAGTTCAGCCTGCTCCAGGAGCACGAGGCCtggtccagcagcagcagcagccccatccagtacctgaagggcCACACCAGGTCCAGCCCCGTGCTCCAGCACAGGACACCTGAGAGCCACAGCAAGCCCCCCAAAACGGGCTCCCCTGGCAGTGAAGTGGTCACCCTGCAGCAGTTCCTGGAGGAAAGCAACAAGAGTAACTCCAGTGAG ATGAAGTCTGCAAGTGAGGAGAACCTTTTAGATGAAGTGATGAGGAGCTTGTCCGAGTCTGCggagctggcagggagggagaagctGCGGAAGCAGCCGGCGGCTGGCTGTGGGATCGTGAGATCCCTGAGTGTCAGAACCACGGGGGATTTCTCAGATGGACGATCCCTCAAAGCAGAGCAGCTGGTGAGGcccagcctcaggaaggctgaggATCTCTACTTCAGCAGCTCTCCCATCAAATTCAGCTCCGGCGCCCAGGGGAAGCCCCGCTCCGTGAAGGAAAAGATCCAAGCAACGGTGACCCAGCGACAATCCAGGGACTGCAACCCCTACGCCACCTTACCTCGTGCCAGCAGCGTCATTTCCACGGCAGAAGGCAGCACCCGAAGGACAAGCATCCATGATTTTTTGTCTAAGGACAGTAGGCCGCCCGTGCCCGTggatgcagccccagccccggccgaCAGGAGTGCTCCGCCCAGCTCCA
- the CCDC88A gene encoding girdin isoform X4 codes for MENEIFTPLLEQFMSSPLVTWVKTFGPLAGGNGTNLEEYVALVDGVYLNEVMLQINPKSANQRINKKVNNDASLRIQNLSILVKQVKTYYQETLQQLIMMSLPNVLIIGKNPFSEPGTEEVKKLLLLLLGCAVQCQKKEEFIERIQSLDFDTRAAVAAHIQEVTHNQENVFDLQWMDVIVLTQEYVEPLLKNMALHLKRLIDERDEHSETIIELSEERDCLRFLPHASAAQSPCGSPGMKRTESRQHLSVELADAKAKIRRLRQELEEKTEQLLDCKQELEQMEAELKRLQQENMNLLSDARSARVYRDELDALREKAIRVDKLESEVSRYKERLHDIEFYKARVEELKEDNQVLLETKTMLEDQLEGTRARSDKLHELEKENLQLKAKLHDMEMERDMDRKKIEELMEENMTLEMAQKQSMDESLHLGWELEQINRTTELSEVPQKSLGHEVNELTSSRLLKLEMENQSLLKTVEELQSAVGSVEGSSSRILKMEKENQRLSKKLEELENEISQEKQSLQNSQNQSKDLLKEKAQLEKTLEALRENSERQIKLLEQENEHLNQTVASLRQRSQISAEARMKEIEKENKILHESIKETSSKLNKMEFEKKQVRKELEHYKEKGERAEELESEVHRLEKENELLQKKITNLKITCEKIEALEQENSDLETENRKLKKTLDSLKNLTFQLESLEKENSQLDEENLELRRTIESLKCTSIKVAQLQLENKELESEKEQLKKSLELMKASFKKTERLEVSYQGLDTENQRLQKALENSNKKIQQLESELQDLETENQTLQKNLEELKISSKRLEQLEKENKLLEQETSQLEKDKKQLEKENKRLRQQAEIKDSTLEENNVKISNLERENKSLFKEIVVYKESCLRLKELEKENKELVKRATIDKKTLVTLREDLVNEKLKTQQMNNDLEKLAHELEKIGLNKERLLHDEQSSDDSRYKLLESKLESTLKKSLEIKEEKIAALEARLEESTNLNQQLRQELKTVKKNYEALKQRQEEERMVQNSPPRSGEGNQSVNKWEKENQETTRELLKVKDRLIEVERNNATLQAEKQALKTQLKQLETQNNNLQAQILALQRQTVSLQEQNTTLQTQNAKLQVENSTLNSQSTSLMNQNAQLLIQQSALESENEAVLKEREDLKGLYEALLKDHERLEQLHERQAAEYESLIAKHGSLKAAHKNLEVEHKDLEDRYNQLLKQKVQLEELEKVLKTEQDKMLQQSEKHETVAAEYKKLRDENERLSHTYTQLLRENEVLQTDHKNLKTLLNSSKLEQTRLEAEFSKLKEQYQQLDITSTKLNNQCELLSQLKGNLEEENRHLLDQIQTLMLQNRTLLEQNMESKDLFHVEQRQYIDKLNELRRQKEKLEEKIMDQYKFYEPSPPRRRGNWITLKMRKLIKSKKDGNRERLKSVTLTPTRSESSEGFLQLPHQDSQDSSSVGSNSLEDGQTLGTKKSSMGALKRLPFLRNRPKEKDKMKAFYRRSMSMNDLVQSMVLAGGQWTGSSEHLEGPDDISTGKRRKELGAMAFSTTAINFATVNSSTGFRSKQLLNNKDTTSFEDVSPQGISDDSSTGSRVHGVQDFICADALAPPVRGLPALCRVPCQICLPFSKVSSWTTWKFLRFLISSRPASLDSGRTSTSNSNNNASLHEVKAGAVTSQSRPQSHSSGEFSLLQEHEAWSSSSSSPIQYLKGHTRSSPVLQHRTPESHSKPPKTGSPGSEVVTLQQFLEESNKSNSSEMKSASEENLLDEVMRSLSESAELAGREKLRKQPAAGCGIVRSLSVRTTGDFSDGRSLKAEQLVRPSLRKAEDLYFSSSPIKFSSGAQGKPRSVKEKIQATVTQRQSRDCNPYATLPRASSVISTAEGSTRRTSIHDFLSKDSRPPVPVDAAPAPADRSAPPSSNVEAIPESRNSKSRSREQQSS; via the exons AGCCAGGTACTGAAGAAGTAAAAAAGCTCCTCCTGCTTTTGCTTGGTTGTGCAGTTCAG TGTCAGAAAAAAGAAGAATTTATTGAAAGAATCCAAAGTCTGGATTTTGATACCAGAGCAGCTGTTGCAGCCCATATTCAGGAG GTAACTCATAATCAGGAAAATGTGTTTGACCTGCAGTGGATGGATGTCATAGTGCTGACACAAGAGTATGTTGAGCCTCTCCTGAAAAATATGGCATTGCATTTAAAAAGGCTTATAGATGAAAGAGATGAGCACTCAGAG ACCATCATTGAGCTGTCGGAGGAGCGGGACTGCCTGCGCTTCCTGCCGCACGCCTCGGCCGCGCAGTCGCCGTGCGGCTCCCCCGGCATGAAGCGCACCGAGAGCCGGCAGCACCTGAGCGTGGAGCTCGCCGACGCCAAGGCCAAGATCAGGAggctcaggcaggagct TGAGGAAAAGACTGAGCAGCTGCTTGACTGTAAACAAGAGCTGGAACAGATGGAAGCTGAACTGAAGAGACTTCAGCAAGAG aACATGAACCTGCTGTCGGACGCGCGCTCTGCCCGCGTGTACCGGGACGAGCTGGACGCGCTGCGCGAGAAGGCGATCCGCGTGGACAAGCTGGAGAGCGAAGTCAGCCGCTACAAGGAGAGGCTCCATGACATTGAGTTCTACAAAGCCAGGGTGGAG GAGTTGAAGGAAGACAATCAAGTGTTGCTAGAAACCAAGACAATGTTGGAAGATCAGTTGGAGGGGACCCGAGCTCGATCAGATAAACTGCACGAGTTAGAAAAGGAGAATTTACAGCTGAAGGCTAAACTGCATGACATGGAGATG GAGCGTGATATGGACAGAAAGAAGATTGAGGAGCTCATGGAGGAAAACATGACCCTAGAAATGGCTCAGAAACAAAGTATGGATGAGTCTTTGCACCTtggctgggagctggagcagaTAAACAGGACTACTGAACTTTCTGAAG TGCCACAGAAATCACTGGGCCATGAGGTGAATGAGCTGACATCCAGCAGGTTGCTGAAGCTGGAAATGGAAAACCAAAGTTTGCTGAAGACTGTGGAAGAGCTGCAAAGTGCAGTGGGCTCTGTGGAAGGCAGCAGCTCAAGGATtctgaaaatggaaaaagaaaaccaaagactTAGCAAGAAG CTTGAAGAGCTGGAGAATGAAATTAGCCAAGAGAAACAAAGTCTTCAGAACAGTCAAAATCAGAGTAAAGATTTGCTGAAGGAAAAAGCCCAGCTTGAAAAGACACTTGAAGCACTTCGAGAGAACTCCGAGCGACAA ATTAAACTCTTAGAACAAGAAAATGAACACTTGAATCAAACCGTGGCTTCTCTAAGGCAGCGCTCACAAATCAGTGCTGAGGCAAGAATGAAAGAAattgagaaggaaaataaaatcctCCATGAGTCTATCAAAGAGACCAGCAGTAAGTTAAATAAAATggaatttgaaaaaaaacaaGTCAGGAAAGAACTGGAACACTACAAAGAGAAAGGGGAGAGGGCAGAAGAATTAGAGAGCGAGGTCCATCgtctggagaaggaaaatgagttATTGCAGAAGAAAATCACCAACCTAAAAATCACTTGTGAGAAGATTGAGGCCTTAGAACAAGAGAACTCTGACCTAGAGACAGAGAACAGAAAGCTGAAAAAAACCTTGGATAGCCTGAAAAACCTCACTTTTCAATTGGAATCCTTAGAAAAGGAGAATTCCCAACTGGATGAAGAAAATTTAGAGTTACGGAGGACAATCGAATCCTTGAAGTGTACGAGCATTAAAGTGGCACAGTTACAGTTAGAAAATAAGGAGCTGGAGAGTGAAAAGGAGCAGCTCAAAAAAAGCCTTGAGCTGATGAAAGCCTCTTTTAAAAAGACTGAACGCTTGGAAGTCAGTTACCAAGGCTTGGACACAGAAAACCAAAGGCTACAGAAAGCCCTGGAAAACAGCAATAAGAAAATTCAGCAATTAGAGAGTGAATTACAAGATTTAGAGACTGAAAATCAAACCTTGCAAAAGAACTTGGAAGAGTTAAAAATCTCCAGTAAGCGCCTGGAGCAGTTGGAAAAGGAGAATAAGTTGTTAGAACAAGAGACTTCTCAACTGGAAAAGGAtaagaaacagctggaaaaggaaaataaaaggcttCGACAGCAAGCAGAAATTAAAGATAGTACCTTGGAAGAAAATAATGTCAAAATCAGTAATCtggaaagggaaaataaatctCTGTTTAAAGAAATAGTTGTGTATAAAGAGTCCTGTCTGCGCCTGAAGGagctggaaaaggaaaacaaggagctGGTGAAAAGAGCTACCATTGATAAGAAAACCCTGGTCACTTTGAGAGAG GACTTGGTGAATGAGAAATTGAAGACTCAACAGATGAACAATGATCTGGAAAAACTGGCCCATGAGCTTGAGAAAATTGGCTTGAACAAGGAGCGTCTCCTGCACGATGAGCagagcagtgatgacag TAGGTACAAGCTTTTGGAGTCTAAATTAGAATCCACGCTCAAGAAGTCTCtggaaataaaagaagaaaaaattgctGCTTTGGAGGCTCGTTTGGAGGAATCAACAAATCTGAACCAGCAGCTGCGTCAGGAGCTGAAAACA GTGAAGAAGAACTACGAAGCTCTGAAGCAGAGACAAGAAGAGGAAAGGATGGTTCAGAATTCTCCTCCAAGAAGTGGAGAAGGAAATCAGTCTGTCAATAAGTGGGAGAAAGAAAATCAGGAGACTACTAGAGAATTACTGAAAGTTAAAGATAGATTAATCGAGGTGGAGAGGAAT AACGCGACGCTGCAGGCGGAGAAGCAGGCGCTGAAAACGCAGCTCAAGCAGCTCGAGACACAGAACAACAACCTGCAGGCCCagatcctggccctgcagagacagactgtgtccctgcaggagcagaacACAACTCTGCAAACTCAGAATGCCAAGCTGCAG GTTGAGAACTCCACGCTGAACTCACAGAGCACGTCGCTGATGAACCAGAACGCGCAGCTGCTGATCCAGCAGTCGGCCCTGGAGAGCGAGAACGAGGCGGTGCTGAAGGAGCGCGAGGACCTGAAGGGGCTCTACGAGGCCCTGCTCAAGGACCACGAGCGCCTGGAGCAGCTGCACGAGCGCCAGGCCGCCGAGTACGAGTCCCTGATCGCCAAGCACGGCAGCCTCAAGGCTGCCCACAAGAACCTGGAGGTGGAGCACAAGGACTTGGAGGATAG GTACAACCAGTTGCTGAAACAGAAAGTGCAGctggaagagctggagaaggttcTCAAGACAGAGCAGgacaaaatgctgcagcaaagtgAGAAGCATGAAACTGTGGCAGCAGAATATAAAAAACTTCGGGATGAAAATGAAAG GCTCTCTCACACATACACTCAGCTCCTGAGGGAGAATGAAGTGCTGCAGACTGACCACAAGAATCTGAAAACATTGTTGAACAGTTCCAAACTGGAGCAAACACGGTTGGAAGCTGAGTTTTCCAAACTCAAAGAACAGTACCAGCAACTGGATATTACATCAACAAAGCTGAATAATCAGTGTGAG CTGCTCAGCCAACTGAAAGGAaacctggaggaggaaaacagacACCTGCTGGATCAAATCCAGACCTTAATGCTGCAGAACAGAACATTACTGGAGCAGAACATGGAAAGCAAGGATCTGTTCCATGTAGAGCAAAGGCAGTACAT TGACAAACTAAATGAATTGAGGCGGCAGAAGGAGAAACTGGAGGAGAAGATAATGGATCAGTATAAATTCTATGAGCCATCTCCACCAAGAAG AAGGGGCAACTGGATCACGCTGAAGATGAGGAAGCTGATCAAGTCCAAGAAGGACGGGAACCGCGAGCGCCTCAAGTCGGTGACGCTGACGCCCACGCGCTCCGAGTCCAGCGAGGGattcctgcagctgccccaccaggacagccaggacagctccTCCGTGGGCTCCAACTCCCTGGAGGATGGGCAGACCCTGGGCACCAAAAAGAGTAGCA TGGGTGCACTGAAAAGACTGCCCTTTTTGAGGAACAGACCGAAGGAAAAAGACAAAATGAAGGCCTTCTACCGTCGCTCCATGT CCATGAATGACCTGGTGCAGTCCATGGTCCTGGCAGGAGGACAATGGACAGGTAGTTCTGAGCATCTGGAGGGTCCTGATGATATATCCACGGGTAAAAGGAGGAAGGAATTGGGAGCTATGGCCTTCTCTACTACAGCTATCAACTTTGCCACTGTCAACTCCTCCACAGGCTTCAGATCCAAGCAGTTGCTAAATAATAAAG ATACTACATCCTTTGAAGATGTAAGTCCACAAGGTATTAGTGATGATTCTAGTACAGGATCAAGAGTTCATG GAGTACAGGACTTTATCTGTGCAGATGCTCTTGCTCCTCCTGTCCGTGgcctcccagccctgtgcagggtTCCCTGTCAGATCTGTT TGCCCTTTTCCAAAGTGTCCTCTTGGACCACCTGGAAATTCCTTCGCTTTCTGATCT CTTCCAGACCAGCCAGCCTTGATAGTGGCAGGACATCCACTAGCAATAGCAATAACAATGCTTCACTCCATGAAGTCAAAG CAGGTGCAGTGACCAGCCAGAGCAGGCCCCAGAGCCACAGCAGTGGGGAGTTCAGCCTGCTCCAGGAGCACGAGGCCtggtccagcagcagcagcagccccatccagtacctgaagggcCACACCAGGTCCAGCCCCGTGCTCCAGCACAGGACACCTGAGAGCCACAGCAAGCCCCCCAAAACGGGCTCCCCTGGCAGTGAAGTGGTCACCCTGCAGCAGTTCCTGGAGGAAAGCAACAAGAGTAACTCCAGTGAG ATGAAGTCTGCAAGTGAGGAGAACCTTTTAGATGAAGTGATGAGGAGCTTGTCCGAGTCTGCggagctggcagggagggagaagctGCGGAAGCAGCCGGCGGCTGGCTGTGGGATCGTGAGATCCCTGAGTGTCAGAACCACGGGGGATTTCTCAGATGGACGATCCCTCAAAGCAGAGCAGCTGGTGAGGcccagcctcaggaaggctgaggATCTCTACTTCAGCAGCTCTCCCATCAAATTCAGCTCCGGCGCCCAGGGGAAGCCCCGCTCCGTGAAGGAAAAGATCCAAGCAACGGTGACCCAGCGACAATCCAGGGACTGCAACCCCTACGCCACCTTACCTCGTGCCAGCAGCGTCATTTCCACGGCAGAAGGCAGCACCCGAAGGACAAGCATCCATGATTTTTTGTCTAAGGACAGTAGGCCGCCCGTGCCCGTggatgcagccccagccccggccgaCAGGAGTGCTCCGCCCAGCTCCA